A region from the Corylus avellana chromosome ca7, CavTom2PMs-1.0 genome encodes:
- the LOC132188557 gene encoding VQ motif-containing protein 11-like has translation MASNANSNMHSPTYSSDPTSPNTTFVQADPSTFRAVVQRLTGAPDDPSAQKLPLTGKPKPAGTISAAEMGPRKPAFKLHERRHATKKLELDIDHSTAFNKHCMGRANFNNLGPSGPPLRPMIFSPVSPLEFYARGSPRTPREVEEEEERAIAEKGFYLHPSPLSTPRGSDPPELLPLFPLQSPSDHHS, from the coding sequence atGGCCTCCAACGCCAACAGCAACATGCACTCACCAACCTATTCATCCGACCCTACCTCACCCAACACCACCTTCGTCCAAGCCGACCCCTCAACCTTCCGGGCGGTGGTCCAGAGACTAACCGGAGCCCCAGACGACCCGTCAGCGCAAAAGCTCCCTCTCACCGGCAAACCCAAACCCGCGGGAACCATTTCGGCCGCCGAAATGGGTCCCAGAAAACCCGCCTTCAAGCTCCACGAGCGCAGGCACGCCACCAAAAAGCTGGAGCTCGACATCGACCACTCTACCGCTTTCAACAAACACTGCATGGGCAGGGCCAACTTCAACAACTTGGGCCCTTCCGGGCCTCCCCTAAGGCCCATGATCTTCTCCCCCGTGTCGCCTCTGGAGTTCTACGCGCGTGGGAGCCCGAGGACGCCGCGCGAGgtggaggaagaggaagagagagccATTGCCGAGAAGGGTTTCTACTTGCACCCGAGCCCTCTCAGTACCCCAAGAGGGTCCGACCCGCCTGAGCTTTTGCCTTTGTTCCCTCTCCAATCTCCTTCCGATCATCATTcctaa